GGTGGAGCCGGAGATGCCGGGGATGCCCTGGAAGAGGCGCCCCAGGGGCCGGATGACCCGCTGGCCCTCGCCCTGGAGCTCATCCACCGCCAGGCCGATGACGCCGTCCGGATGCTTCAGGACGACCACGTTCTCCCGGGCCGGCGTGCTCCCGCCCAGGGAGAACACCTGACGCAGCCGCAGGTACGGCAGCGGCTGGCCACGCAGCGACAGCACGCCGGACGCCTCCGCCGTGCGCTCCTGGGCGGGGACCTCCATGCACTCCTGCACACCCTCGATGGGGACCACGTACACCTGGTCCCCCACGCCCATGGCGAAGCCCTGGATGACGGCGAGCGTGAGCGGCAGCCGCAGCGTCAGCGTGGTGCCCTGCCCCTCCTGGCTCTGGATGGACACGGAGCCGCGCAGGGCTTCGATGTCCCGGCGCACCACGTCCATGCCCACGCCGCGGCCGGACAGCTCCGTCACCTCCGTGGCCGTGGAGAAGCCGGGCTCGAAGACGAGGCGCAAGAGCTCGTCGTCGCGCAGCCGCTCGGGCGCCGCCACCAGCCCCTTCTGCCGCGCGCGCTCGCGCACCCGTTCGCGCTGGATGCCCCGGCCGTCGTCGGACAGCTCCACCACGACGCTGCCGGCGTCATGGTAGGCCTTGAGCCGCAGGCGGCCCCGGGGGTCCTTGCCCGCGGCGCGCCGCTCGTCCGGCGTCTCGATGCCGTGGTCCAGCGAGTTGCGCAGCAGGTGGAGCAGCGGGTCGCGCAGCGCGTCCAGCACCGCGGTGTCCAGCGTGGCGTCCTCGCCCTCCAGCTCCAGCTGGGCCAGCTTCTGCTGGGAGCGGGCCAGGTCGCGCACGGTGCGCAGGTGCTGACGGAACAGCGGTCCCACCGGGACCATCCGCACCTTCATCACCTCTTCCTGGAGCGCCTCGAAGAGCGGATCCATCTCCCGCTGCTGGGTGAGCGCGTCCTCCCAGCTGGCGCCGGAGTCCTCCGCGCGCGCCAGGAACTGCGCCATCCGCCCGCGCGCCACGGACAGCTCCGCGGTGAGCGTGACGATGCGGTCCAGGCGCTCCATGTCCATGCGCACGCGGGTCCGCGCCGTGCTCCGCGCCTCCGGCATGCGCGGCAGCGCGGCGGGAATGGGCAGCGCCTCCGTGGGAGCCCCCGCGACGATGCCCTCGCGCAGCCGGGAGAGGTGGGACTGGTGCACCGCGCCCAGCGAGTCCACGCCCGCGAGCGACGCCTGGCACAGCTCGCGAAGGTGATCCACCGCGCCGAGCAGCAGCGACACCCGCGTCTCATCCGGCGCGAGGCGCCCGTCGAGCAGCGCCTGGAGGAGGTCCTCGACGCCGTGCGTGTAGTCCGTCACGGCCTGGAAGCCGAGCGACGCCGCCGCGCCCTTGAGCGTGTGGGCCCCGCGCAGGATGCCCGGGAGCAACCCATCCGCTGGAGAGACCTCCAGCGCGATGAGGTTCTCTTCCATGGAGGAGATCAACCCCTCCGCCTCGTCCGCGAAG
This DNA window, taken from Corallococcus coralloides DSM 2259, encodes the following:
- a CDS encoding chemotaxis protein CheA; translation: MTTDLGDIPSETAAEWQKVLAVFADEAEGLISSMEENLIALEVSPADGLLPGILRGAHTLKGAAASLGFQAVTDYTHGVEDLLQALLDGRLAPDETRVSLLLGAVDHLRELCQASLAGVDSLGAVHQSHLSRLREGIVAGAPTEALPIPAALPRMPEARSTARTRVRMDMERLDRIVTLTAELSVARGRMAQFLARAEDSGASWEDALTQQREMDPLFEALQEEVMKVRMVPVGPLFRQHLRTVRDLARSQQKLAQLELEGEDATLDTAVLDALRDPLLHLLRNSLDHGIETPDERRAAGKDPRGRLRLKAYHDAGSVVVELSDDGRGIQRERVRERARQKGLVAAPERLRDDELLRLVFEPGFSTATEVTELSGRGVGMDVVRRDIEALRGSVSIQSQEGQGTTLTLRLPLTLAVIQGFAMGVGDQVYVVPIEGVQECMEVPAQERTAEASGVLSLRGQPLPYLRLRQVFSLGGSTPARENVVVLKHPDGVIGLAVDELQGEGQRVIRPLGRLFQGIPGISGSTILGDGRVGLLLDTPALVRRAILHASEAALSPPSPLATPSPANAPRAP